In Podospora pseudocomata strain CBS 415.72m chromosome 4, whole genome shotgun sequence, the genomic stretch AAACCCCAACGCAGCATGCGTCAGCTGCAAGCTCGGCCGCTCTCCCTGCCTCACCTTCCCGGGGACTGACCTCCCCAAAATTTTCACCATCCCTTCACCAACTCTCGGCAACAACTTCTTAGTCGACTCATCACTCCTCCCTAAATTCCCCAACGCCAAACAAGCCGCGTTCTGCAACTGAGGGAACTTCTCCAATtccaaccaccccaccaacgtccccacctcctcactATCAATCCCATacacatccccaaacccTTCCACGTCGGTAATATCCGCAAAGAGCGTCACAAATCCATGCTGAACTTGCTGCAGCTGCTCCTTCGTCTCCTCTTCTACATCCTCCCCCGCGGTCTCAAACCTGATATACGACTGCAAAAACGCTTCTTGCAATAGCCTAAAGTGCTTGTTTTGGATAAAAAACACCTGGAGGCCTCTATTGACGAGGTAGGAGAGGGCAGAGGTGCAGATCGACAAGAAGATTTCCCGATCGAGGGGGGACGAGAGGCGGTCCTCTTTGTTGATGGccagggtgaggagggcggcgggggtgcGGGGGTAGCAGATTTTGAACTCGGATTCTACAAAGGGTGGGTGGCGGTTAGCTGGTTGCTATGGGCatgcgaggaaggggggaaataCCATGGTTTGTGAGGAGTTCAAGGACGGTCATGATTTGGGTGAGGTGGGCCTCGCATGCTCGGAGGCGTTCGCCGGGGATGAGGTCGATGAGGACTTTGCTTAGTGCTGCGTTGGAGACTTGGAGTTGGGCTGAGCCTAGGAGGAGTGTTAGGGAtagagaggaaggggaaagggaaggggaaggggctTACTGTAATCTACGCAGACGTTGAGCATGGTGATGACGGCaaaagggagaaggtggtccTCAGAGAGAAACATCTTGAGCATGTTTGTCAGCTTGCCAGAGGCGACCACGACCTTTCTGTTCTCATCTAGACCGTTTGTCAGTACCAGGTTCACTTTGCACATGATGTGAAGTAGCCACTCACCATTGTCAACACAGGCATTGGCAATAACCCTCAAAGCCTGTTTGTTGAGTGGATGAGACCCTTGAAAGACACCGTCATAGTAGACGGGAACAGTGTCCAGAAGGAATGACAGAAGCCCCGACTTCCCAATGACTTCTCTCCATGATGCTACACACAAAGTCAGCAACGTCCCAGAAATATGAGCTTTGCAAAAAAACTTACGGTCTctagcagcaacagcaaatTGACCAGAAATGCAAGCGAGCGCATCTCGATCGGCGCGTGGCAAAAGTGTAACCAGCTTTCTCAGCACTGCTTCCCAGAATTTCGGCTTCTCCCCGG encodes the following:
- a CDS encoding hypothetical protein (EggNog:ENOG503NUGU; COG:S), coding for MPLPLEEQVALILKGNPGEKPKFWEAVLRKLVTLLPRADRDALACISGQFAVAARDPSWREVIGKSGLLSFLLDTVPVYYDGVFQGSHPLNKQALRVIANACVDNDENRKVVVASGKLTNMLKMFLSEDHLLPFAVITMLNVCVDYSSAQLQVSNAALSKVLIDLIPGERLRACEAHLTQIMTVLELLTNHESEFKICYPRTPAALLTLAINKEDRLSSPLDREIFLSICTSALSYLVNRGLQVFFIQNKHFRLLQEAFLQSYIRFETAGEDVEEETKEQLQQVQHGFVTLFADITDVEGFGDVYGIDSEEVGTLVGWLELEKFPQLQNAACLALGNLGRSDESTKKLLPRVGEGMVKILGRSVPGKVRQGERPSLQLTHAALGFAKNLAIPAANKPVLGEMLLKSGTLAGLWEGFGNSQPSMMFAAVSLGRLLLVGCRENLRLVCKPVSIASDEKDENGLASAESSSQGETATYRTNLDLLYRSATGSPNEDPTKLEAARAVVSAVCRVLSQDPGVLGSSGELEEFYKTHSDIIAGSFTTMLTQAKWPSVRSDAITVLALMASQHPEGSNMALKVVEDTAAEEGVLKAIVKAATGDDEMVGKFLGTGDNRVEEIEEEKQGKNDEKKETKEVTELVQGLGLEPQQADAQAQKQPKRMVKVDRENALVLMAMLLGMFKDQMSPARRRLVEAVLERGGELVVKDREGTSQV